In the Helicobacter cetorum MIT 99-5656 genome, TTGCAGATGCAACAAATCTCAAAGAAACACCTAGAATGGATAGCGTAATGGCTAAGGGATATTATTTGCAAGTAGGGGCTTTTTCAAACGCACCTAACAAGGATTTTTTACAAGCACTCAAAGCATTTTCTTATCAAGTAGAAACAAAAGATGCTTTGACACGCTATTTCATTGGCCCTTATAAAACCCAAGAAGAAGCCCTACAACAGCTCAGTAATGTGGCTAAAAACTTCAATAATAAACCCCTATTAGTAGAAAGACACTGATTCTCATCAAGCTTTTTTAAAATCTCAAGCCTTTTTGACTTTGTTTTTTAAAACAATCGCTCAAATATTTTGACACTCATTTTTAAAAACTGATGGCTCTAACCCCCTTAAACGGGTCGTTTTAAATACAAAACTAAAAATAAGCTATCTCTAACTATCAGATTTTAAAGAACCTTTATGCACCAAATTTATCTGTGCCACATTTCGTATTTGCTATTTTGATATTTTTCAATCAGTAGAGCAAACATATTGTGGTATTTTAAAATTTCTTCTTTATTCTCTTTAAAATAATAAGTTGCCTTATCTTTAATGACTTCTTTTTCTTTTAAAGTCTCTGTAGTTTTTAGGACTAGATTTTTAAGTCTAAAGAAAGTTTTAAAAATTTCTCTAAGGGATAAAGAGAGTTGGGTTGAATGTGTGAATATTTTTCTTTTCTAGTAATGGGGGTAGCCCATAAAAGGGGTCCATTAAAAACTCTGTGTCAATCCACTAAAATAACAAAAAGGATTGATTATGACAGAACAAGAACAAAATTTTGATTTTAATAACGCAGTGCAACAAATTTTAGCAGGTAAAAAAATTAGTGGTAAAGATGGTGTTTTAGCTCCATTAGTTAAACAACTTATAGAAGCAGCACTAAAAGTTGCAATAAAAACCCATATTGCACTAAGGTTTTTAGGGGGCAATAAAAATCGTAAGAATGGTAAATCTTCTAAGACTATTAAAAGCACCGATGGGGCTTTCATTTTAAATACTAAGAAGAGATAGAGCAGGAACTTTTGAACCCCAAATTGTAAGAAAAAATCAAACTAGTATCTCTAATGAAATAGAAAGATTGGATACTCTCTATGTATGGCTTAGGATTGAACTATAAGGATATTGTAAAACATATTTGAAGAAATTTATAGGATAGAGTTAAGTATAGCCACTATGAGTGCCATTACAGATAAAATCATAGACAAGCTAAGAGAATGTCCAAATTAGACTCCTTAAAGCTATCTATCCTTTTGTGTGATTTAGATGCAATCCACTATAAGATTAAAGAAGATGGTAGGTATGTTACTAAGGCGGTTTATACCATTCTAGCACTAGATTTAGAGGGTAAAAAAGAAGTTTTAGGATTATATTTAAGTGAAAGTAAAGGAGGCTAATTTTTGGCTTAGTGTTTTAAGCGATTTAAGAAATAGAGGGTTAGAGGATATTCTTATAGCCTCAGTTGATGGTTTAAAAGGATTTCCTGAAGCTATCAATAGTATTTTTCCTAAAACAGAAGTTCAGCTTTGTATAGTCCATCAAATTAGAAATTCTATTAAATTTGTGGGGAGCAAGTATCAAAAGGAATTTCTAAAAGATTTAAAGCTAGTCTATCAAGCCTCTACTAAAGAGATAGCTGAAAGTGAGCTTATTAGACTTAATGAAAAATGGGGTAGTAAGTATCTCTTAGTGCTTAAATCTTGGCAAAATAAATGGGATAATCTCTCTTTATTTTTTAAGTATCCCCCTGCTTAGAAAGATTATCTATACGACTAATATTATTGAGCTAGTCCATAGACAATTTGAAAAAATTAACTAAAACTATAAGGGGGTTTCCCTAATGAAAATTCTTTATTAAAATTACTTTATATGGGTATTTTAAACGCTACTTCTAAATAGGGTATGCCTATTTCATAATTCTAGTCTAACCTTATCTCAATTAGCTATTTTCTTTGAGAATAGATTAAAGAGAAGTATTTAGAGATTCAAAAGGTTATAAATATGTTACTTGACACAGAATTTGGAATGGTCTCGTTTAATGGGAGCGACTACGCTCTCATGACTTAGACAACTGGCGATGTAGTTTTTAACTCGGCTTTTACATTGTTTTGTGCTTGCGCTAAAACGCCTTCAAATTCATTGATTTTATTTTGTAACTCTTGCACGCCTTGTGTGGCGTTTTGTTGTTGTGTTTGGTTAAAGCTTTCAAAATAGCTTTTATATTCATTAAAAGCATTTTGTAGCTGCTTAAAGGTATCTAATACCCACTGCTGTTTAGCCTTAAAATTTTCATTATTTAGGTGTATCTCTTTATCAAAATTAAATGCAATGTCTATGGTGGTTAAGATTCTATTCATTCCATCAAGGCTTAAATAGACTTGTTCTTTCCAGTCTGTGGAATTATTTAAGGCTTTTTTCATTCTCTCTAATAGGGGGTCAATGGTGTTGTCTAAAACTTCCTTATTAGTCAAATCTTGGGGGCTTAATTCAATAGTTGGGGGGTTAATGATATTCATTGTTTTTGCCTTAACTTGTCTTGTATAACGCTTATTGTGATAGATTTTGATACATTCGCTTGGCCTATGCTTGCTTTGAAGGTTATTGTATGCTGTCCTGCTATGTTGCTACTAAACAAAAAGGAGTTACCGCTTGCTAGTAATTCATTATTCGCATTATAAAAGCCTTCAGTCGCATTGTTTAAAGTAGAAAAGCCCCAGATTTCTGTGGGTTCATTCACTAGCACTTCTAATTCATTACTGAATAACTGAATGCTCTCTTTATCCCCTAATGCGTTTAATTTGTCTAGTTCATTACTAAGCTTATTAAGAATTGTATTAAGCTCGTTTTCTTCTGCTGTGCCGTTGTATTGTATGCCATTATTATTCACGCTTGAGTGGGTGTATTCTATGCCGATTTGATTGATAGTTTCAACTACATTAGCGAAATTATTCGCCCCCACGCTTCCTGCTACTTGTAACAAGCTTACATAAGCGTTGGCTCTGTTTATAGCGGCGTTGTCTTTGAGAGATTTAAGCATGCTTTGACATTGTATCAATGCGTTTAATGTTTGGGCTTTTTGGCTTTGTAGTTGCATTTGCATGCTTAAAAACTCTAATTCCATTCTAGCCTTGGCTTGCTCTTTTGCAAATTTGTTTTGGCTCTCTTGTAAAGCGATTTGTTCGCCTTGAATAGCGGCCTGTAAGCAAATCGTATTTAATTCCTTGTTATTGAAGTTTTGCGTTTGTAAAGCTTCTTTGAAGGTTAAAAAGTTTCTTATAAATCTTGTTGTATTCATTTAGTTGCCTTTCATGTAGTTAGAGTATGCGTTGTTATAAGTATTTTCTAGCTCTTTGGTGTTATAGTTGCCTTTCATGTAGTTAGAGTATGCGTTGTTATAAGTATTTTCTAGCTCTTTGGTGTTATAGTTGCCTTCATTCTTGTTTAGCATTTCTACAATTTTAAGGGCTGCGTAGTTTTTAGCTTGAAACTCTTTTGGGTTAATACCATTTAGCGCTAATAGCCTTGTATCGGCGTTTTTATTTTTATCCACTAGGGCTTGTAATAATTGGGCGGTTTTGCTTCCTAACTCTTTTTGCCCCCTAAACCATAAGGCGATGCTATCCTTTGCATCTCTTTTGTCATACTCGCTGGGCGGTTTTCCGCCTGCGTTAGACTTTGCGACTAATGCAACCATATTATTTTCGCTTTGTTGTAGCTTAGAGTTGCCATGCGTCATGCCTAATAAGCCGTAGCTAATCTTATTTAAAAATTTGTTAGCTCCGTATAATAACCCCGCTTGATTGTCTGCGGTCTTTAAAAATCTAATCGCACCATCGATGCTATCTGCGTTGGCGTTAATGGCTTCAATAGGCTTAGAGGGGTTCTTTAGGGTCATGTCGTTTTTTAGGTTTAAATTGCCGTTTAGTGTAACATTTAAATCTATTCCTAAATACTTCTTAGCCACTAAATAATCTAATGCGTCGAGCTTATTTTGTGCGATTTTTTGGTCTAGCCTTGCGATTCCTGTTTTAGGTAGGGTGGCATCGTTTGTGGGTGCTTGGTTTTGATTGTTTAGAATATTTAAAGGCTTTGTTAATGGCTCTTGTGTATTTAGACTATTTAGGGGGGCATCGTTTGTGGCTTGTGGCTCTTTTATGGTGTCTTTTAATGGCTCTTGGGTTGCTTGTCTTAATGGCTCTTGTGTATTTAGACTATTTAGGGGGGGCATCGTTTGTGGCTTGTGGCTCTTTTATGGTGCTATTATTTAATGCGTCTGTGCTATCTATTAAATAATTGCTTAAGTCCCCTTGTGTGCCGTTGATTATGCTTTTAATCTCGTTTAATTGCTTTTGTCTTTCTTCCATGTTAATTCCTTTCAAAAAAAGTTAAAAGATATTGATTAAGTATTTTCTTTCTGTCCTTGATTTTCATTTAAAAGGCTTTTGTTTTTTAACATTTTTAATCCTTTGGGTTAAGTTTTATGTTGTTTTTTTTGTGCTATAATAACACTACAAGCAAATAACATCATAACTTGGTTATGGTTTGGGTATCTGTCTTTTGTATAGATTGCGTTATTGCTTGTCATGTAATATTTTTAAGCTTTCTTTATCCCAACAAAGCGAAAAACTCCGTCCTTTAGGGCGGAGATGTAAGCGTCAATAGCCGTTAGGCTATTTTTTAGTGTCATTTAACCTAAAAACAAAAGGTTAGCAAATCTAATGTGGTGTTTCTTGCTCTTGGATATATTGCTTAATGATTTCTAAAGGAGCACCCCCACAGCTTCCAGCAAAATAACTAGGCGACCATAAATGATTGCCCCACAAAGTAGCTTTAACATTTTTAAAATTTTGTTGTCTAACCAAACGACTACTAACACCCTTTAAAGAATTAACTAACCTACTAACACTAACTTTTGGTGGATAATTGATAAGTAAATGCACATGGTCGCTTTCCCCATCAAATTCTACTAACTCGCTTTCAAAGTCTTTGCATACCTTAGCAAATACAGAACCTAAAAAGTCTATAACTTCTTTGTTGAATGCTTTACGCCTATATTTAGTTACAAATACTAAATGCACATGCATTAAAAAAACACAATGTCTGCCATGTCTAATATTATCAATTTGTTTCATAGACCAAGTTTAACTAAATTATGCTAAAATCTTTCTATGAAAGTAAATAAGGGCTTTAAATTTCGTTTGTATCCTACCAAAGAGCAACAGACCAAATTACAACACTCTTTTTTTGTCTATAACCAAGCCTATAACATTTGCTTAAATCTACAACAAGAGCAATACGAAAAAAACAAAGATTTACCCACTAAACAAAGAAAATGGCAAAAATCAAGCGAATTAGATAGTGCGATTAAGCACCATTTAAAAGCTAGGAATTTAAGTTTTAGTAGTGTAGTCGCTCAACAATCACGCATGAATGCAGAAAGAGCCTTAAGAGATGCCTTTAAAGTCAAAAATAGGGGCTTTCCTAAATTTAAAAACTCTAAATTTGCTAAACAAAGTTTTACTTGGAATAATCAAGGCTTTTCTATCAAAGACTTTAACGAACGCTTTAAGATGTTTAACTTAATGAAAATGCCCTTAAAAATGCGTATGCATAGAGACTTACCCCTTAATGCTAAGATTAAACAAATCGTAGTCTCTTGCTCTCATCAAAAATATTTTGTTAGTTTTAGCATAGAATACGAAAAAGAGCTTAACACTATTAAAGAGCCTAGAAATTGTGTCGGTGTGGACTTAAATATCTATGATATAGCTTTAAGCGTTGATTTAAAAGAATATGAAAAACTAACCGACCTAGAACAATACCAAAAAGACATGAAAGAACTAGGTTTAAAAGTAGATGAAAATATCAATCTAAAACGACTTATTCCTACTTATTCTAAACTACATTCTTTTAAAAAATACTCTAAAGAATTTAAAAGACTACAAAGAAAACAAAGCCGTAGGGTTTTAAAATCTAAACAAAATAAAATCAAACTAGGAGGTAATTTTTACAAAACTCAAAAAAAATTAAACAAAGCCTTTGATAAATCAAGCTATCAAAAACTAGACAGATACCATAAAATCACAAGCGAACTTTCAAAGCAATTTGAATTGATAGTAGTTGAAGACTTACAAATTAAGAA is a window encoding:
- a CDS encoding RNA-guided endonuclease InsQ/TnpB family protein, which produces MKVNKGFKFRLYPTKEQQTKLQHSFFVYNQAYNICLNLQQEQYEKNKDLPTKQRKWQKSSELDSAIKHHLKARNLSFSSVVAQQSRMNAERALRDAFKVKNRGFPKFKNSKFAKQSFTWNNQGFSIKDFNERFKMFNLMKMPLKMRMHRDLPLNAKIKQIVVSCSHQKYFVSFSIEYEKELNTIKEPRNCVGVDLNIYDIALSVDLKEYEKLTDLEQYQKDMKELGLKVDENINLKRLIPTYSKLHSFKKYSKEFKRLQRKQSRRVLKSKQNKIKLGGNFYKTQKKLNKAFDKSSYQKLDRYHKITSELSKQFELIVVEDLQIKNMTKRAKLKNVKQKSGLNKSILNTSFYQIISFLDYKQQHNGKLLVKAPPQYTSKTCHSCGQINHELKLNHREYLCQNCGYIEHRDINAASNILSKGLSLLGLGNSLADFKEQSLSY
- the tnpA gene encoding IS200/IS605 family transposase, producing MKQIDNIRHGRHCVFLMHVHLVFVTKYRRKAFNKEVIDFLGSVFAKVCKDFESELVEFDGESDHVHLLINYPPKVSVSRLVNSLKGVSSRLVRQQNFKNVKATLWGNHLWSPSYFAGSCGGAPLEIIKQYIQEQETPH